A DNA window from Pseudomonas resinovorans NBRC 106553 contains the following coding sequences:
- the urtB gene encoding urea ABC transporter permease subunit UrtB, whose protein sequence is MPKVLHRILLALALLLPLQALAGDANDFAGANPAQQAKLLERWAAEPDAARQPLLDALQQGRFAIDAKLAYLEQDGAYQAAEGDAAPVGAPKKLRLNNRLRGLLNTAQASHQLLAADPTARLEGARQLQKSAKPAQLPLLNQRMAAEEDAGVRDALSLALANLQLVDPDPAIRLNAVRLLGETGDPLARTRLEALLEPGVEADTAVRTAAETSLAQVKRRLLVGDLLGQAFSGLSLGSILLLAALGLAITFGLLGVINMAHGEMLMLGAYTTYMVQLGFQRLAPEALALYPLVALPAAFLVTALVGMALERTVIRHLYGRPLETLLATWGISLILIQLVRVIFGAQNVEVANPAWLSGGIQVLPNLVLPYNRIVIIGFALFVVALTWLLLNKTRLGLNVRAVTQNRNMAACCGVPTGRVDMLAFGLGSGIAGLGGVALSQIGNVGPELGQGYIIDSFLVVVLGGVGQLAGSVMAAFGLGVANKILEPAIGAVLGKILILALIILFIQKRPQGLFALKGRVID, encoded by the coding sequence ATGCCGAAAGTCCTCCACCGAATCCTCCTCGCCCTGGCCCTGCTGCTTCCCCTGCAAGCACTGGCCGGCGACGCCAACGACTTCGCCGGCGCCAACCCGGCGCAGCAGGCGAAGCTGTTGGAACGCTGGGCCGCCGAGCCCGACGCCGCGCGCCAACCGCTGCTGGACGCCCTGCAGCAAGGCCGCTTCGCCATCGACGCCAAGCTCGCCTACCTCGAACAGGACGGCGCCTACCAGGCCGCCGAAGGTGACGCCGCCCCTGTCGGCGCGCCGAAGAAACTGCGCCTGAACAACCGCCTGCGCGGCCTGCTGAACACCGCCCAGGCCAGCCACCAGTTGCTCGCCGCCGATCCCACCGCCCGCCTGGAAGGGGCGCGCCAGCTGCAGAAGAGCGCCAAGCCTGCGCAATTGCCGCTGCTCAACCAGCGCATGGCGGCCGAGGAAGACGCCGGCGTGCGCGACGCCCTCTCCCTGGCCCTGGCCAACCTGCAGCTGGTTGACCCGGACCCGGCGATCCGTCTGAACGCCGTGCGCCTGCTCGGCGAAACCGGCGACCCGCTGGCCCGTACCCGCCTGGAGGCCCTGCTCGAACCGGGCGTGGAAGCCGACACCGCGGTACGCACCGCCGCCGAGACCAGCCTGGCCCAGGTCAAGCGCCGGCTGCTGGTGGGCGACCTGCTGGGCCAGGCCTTCAGCGGCCTGTCCCTCGGCTCGATCCTGCTGCTGGCGGCCCTCGGCCTGGCCATCACCTTCGGCCTGCTGGGGGTGATCAACATGGCCCACGGCGAGATGCTGATGCTCGGCGCCTACACCACCTACATGGTGCAACTGGGCTTCCAGCGCCTGGCCCCGGAGGCGCTTGCCCTCTACCCGCTGGTGGCCCTGCCGGCGGCCTTCCTGGTCACCGCCCTGGTGGGCATGGCCCTGGAACGCACGGTGATCCGCCACCTCTACGGCCGGCCGCTGGAAACCTTGCTGGCCACCTGGGGCATCAGCCTGATCCTGATCCAGCTGGTGCGGGTGATCTTCGGCGCGCAGAACGTCGAAGTGGCCAACCCGGCCTGGCTCTCCGGCGGCATACAGGTGCTGCCCAACCTGGTGCTGCCCTACAACCGCATCGTCATCATCGGCTTCGCCCTGTTCGTGGTGGCCCTCACCTGGCTGCTGCTGAACAAGACCCGCCTGGGCCTCAACGTCCGCGCCGTCACCCAGAACCGCAACATGGCCGCCTGCTGCGGCGTGCCCACCGGCCGCGTGGACATGCTCGCCTTCGGCCTCGGCTCGGGCATCGCCGGCCTCGGCGGCGTGGCCCTGAGCCAGATCGGCAACGTCGGCCCGGAACTCGGCCAGGGCTACATCATCGACTCGTTCCTGGTGGTGGTGCTGGGCGGCGTCGGCCAACTGGCCGGCAGCGTCATGGCGGCCTTCGGCCTTGGCGTGGCGAACAAGATCCTGGAACCTGCGATCGGCGCCGTGCTGGGCAAGATCCTCATCCTGGCGCTGATCATCCTCTTCATCCAGAAGCGGCCCCAGGGCCTCTTCGCTCTCAAGGGACGGGTGATCGACTGA
- the urtC gene encoding urea ABC transporter permease subunit UrtC, which yields MTQPLNQTLLARATATLGPRASLAIGLVALAFLLALPLLHLLPADNPLQVSAYTLTLVGKILCYAIVALALDLVWGYAGLLSLGHGLFFALGGYAMGMYLMRQTAGDGLPAFMSFLAWTELPWYWAGTQHFLWAMCLVVLAPGLLALVFGFFAFRSRIKGVYFSIMTQALTFAGMLLFFRNETGFGGNNGFTDFKRILGFDITAPGTRAVLFLATVALLVGSLLLGWRLARSKFGRVLTALRDAENRLMFCGYDPRGYKLFIWVLSAVLCGLAGALYVPQVGIINPSEMSPTNSIEAAVWVALGGRGSLIGPLLGAGLVNGMKSWFTVAFPEYWLFFLGALFILVTLYLPKGVIGLVNKGDK from the coding sequence ATGACTCAACCACTCAACCAGACCCTGCTCGCCCGCGCCACGGCCACCCTCGGCCCACGCGCCTCACTGGCCATCGGCCTGGTGGCGCTCGCCTTCCTGCTGGCCCTGCCGCTGCTGCACCTGCTGCCGGCGGACAATCCGCTGCAGGTCTCGGCCTACACCCTGACCCTGGTGGGCAAGATCCTCTGCTACGCCATCGTCGCCCTGGCCCTGGACCTGGTCTGGGGCTACGCGGGGCTGCTGTCTCTCGGCCACGGATTGTTCTTCGCCCTCGGCGGCTACGCCATGGGCATGTACCTGATGCGCCAGACCGCCGGCGACGGCCTGCCGGCCTTCATGAGTTTCCTCGCCTGGACCGAGCTACCCTGGTACTGGGCCGGCACCCAGCACTTCCTCTGGGCGATGTGCCTGGTGGTGCTGGCGCCCGGTCTGCTGGCCCTGGTGTTCGGCTTCTTCGCCTTCCGCTCGCGGATCAAGGGCGTGTACTTCTCGATCATGACCCAGGCCCTGACCTTCGCCGGCATGCTGCTGTTCTTCCGCAACGAGACCGGCTTCGGCGGCAACAACGGCTTCACCGACTTCAAGCGCATCCTCGGCTTCGACATCACGGCGCCGGGCACCCGCGCCGTGCTCTTCCTCGCCACCGTGGCGCTGCTGGTGGGCAGCCTGCTGCTGGGCTGGCGCCTGGCCCGGAGCAAGTTCGGCCGGGTACTCACCGCCCTGCGCGACGCCGAGAACCGCCTGATGTTCTGCGGCTACGACCCGCGCGGCTACAAGCTGTTCATCTGGGTGCTGTCGGCGGTGCTCTGTGGCCTGGCCGGCGCCCTCTACGTGCCCCAGGTGGGCATCATCAACCCCAGCGAGATGTCGCCCACCAACTCCATCGAGGCGGCCGTGTGGGTGGCGCTCGGCGGGCGTGGCTCGCTGATCGGCCCGCTGCTCGGCGCGGGCCTGGTCAATGGCATGAAGAGCTGGTTCACCGTGGCCTTCCCGGAGTACTGGCTGTTCTTCCTCGGCGCCCTGTTCATCCTGGTCACCCTGTACCTGCCCAAGGGCGTGATCGGCCTGGTGAACAAGGGGGACAAGTAA
- the urtD gene encoding urea ABC transporter ATP-binding protein UrtD — translation MRAAPVPELMLEPAYDPNRDAGSGRDSLGLGRVAGQGLDVRHGTILTLEDISVSFDGFKALRELNLYIGVGELRCIIGPNGAGKTTLMDVITGKTRPDTGKAWFGETFDLTRMSEVEIAQAGIGRKFQKPTVFEALSVFENLELAQKTDKSVWASLRAKLSGEQKDRIDEVLAVIRLEASRNRPAGLLSHGQKQFLEIGMLLMQDPQLLLLDEPVAGMTDAETEFTAELFKALKGQHSLMVVEHDMGFVGSIADHVTVLHQGHVLAEGSLADVQANEQVIEVYLGR, via the coding sequence ATGCGTGCAGCCCCGGTACCCGAACTCATGCTCGAACCCGCCTATGATCCCAACCGCGATGCCGGCAGCGGCCGCGACTCGCTGGGCCTCGGCCGCGTCGCCGGCCAGGGCCTGGACGTGCGCCACGGCACCATCCTCACCCTGGAAGACATCAGCGTCAGCTTCGACGGCTTCAAGGCCCTGCGCGAGCTGAACCTCTACATAGGCGTGGGCGAGCTGCGCTGCATCATCGGCCCCAACGGCGCGGGCAAGACCACGCTGATGGACGTGATCACCGGCAAGACCCGCCCCGACACCGGCAAGGCCTGGTTCGGCGAAACCTTCGACCTGACCCGCATGAGCGAGGTGGAAATCGCCCAGGCCGGCATCGGCCGCAAGTTCCAGAAGCCCACGGTGTTCGAGGCCCTCAGCGTGTTCGAGAACCTCGAACTGGCGCAGAAGACCGACAAGTCGGTGTGGGCCAGCCTGCGCGCGAAGCTCTCCGGCGAACAGAAGGACCGCATCGACGAAGTGCTCGCGGTGATCCGCCTGGAGGCCTCGCGCAATCGCCCGGCGGGCCTGCTCTCCCACGGCCAGAAGCAGTTCCTGGAGATCGGCATGCTGCTGATGCAGGACCCGCAGTTGCTGTTGCTCGACGAGCCGGTGGCCGGCATGACCGACGCCGAAACCGAGTTCACCGCCGAACTGTTCAAGGCGCTCAAGGGCCAGCACTCGCTGATGGTGGTGGAGCACGACATGGGCTTCGTCGGCTCCATCGCCGACCACGTCACCGTGCTGCACCAGGGCCACGTGCTGGCCGAGGGTTCGCTGGCCGACGTGCAGGCCAACGAGCAGGTGATCGAGGTCTACCTCGGCCGCTGA